In the Chlorobium limicola DSM 245 genome, one interval contains:
- the sqr gene encoding type III sulfide quinone reductase, selenoprotein subtype, whose amino-acid sequence MSKKIVVLGAGTGGTIISNNLRRHLPEDWEITVIDRDDQHIYQPGMLFVAFDIQKPGRLVKSRRKYIMPGINFVIDEIVRVDPDKKEVTTLNHKFSYDFLVISTGCRIAPEENDGLLDAWGKNAFTFYTIPDAELLRNKLKEFDGGKVVLNIAELPFKCPVAPIEFIFMADWYFKQKGIRNKVEIELVTPLQGAFTKPKASAVFTASAKEKNIRITPAFELSSVNGKGKYIESVKGDKVKYDLLVSIPTTLGDKMISDSGIDDGIGYVPTHQNTLKALKHEGVYVIGDATNVPTSKAGSVAHYEADVVVFNIMAEIHGVKPEEIFDGHSTCFIVYSKGTSSVIDFNYKIEPLPGQFPMPKLGPFSLLKETKMNWYGKLGFEWLYWNVLLAGRHLGAPPTLVMAGKEVG is encoded by the coding sequence ATGTCAAAAAAAATCGTTGTCCTCGGAGCAGGAACGGGAGGAACCATCATTTCGAACAACCTGAGAAGACATCTGCCCGAAGACTGGGAGATAACGGTCATCGACCGTGACGACCAGCACATCTACCAGCCGGGCATGCTGTTCGTTGCTTTCGACATTCAGAAACCGGGCCGGCTCGTCAAATCGAGAAGAAAATATATCATGCCCGGTATAAATTTCGTCATCGACGAAATCGTCCGCGTCGATCCCGACAAAAAAGAGGTGACGACTCTCAACCATAAGTTCTCCTACGATTTTCTCGTTATCAGCACGGGATGCCGGATAGCCCCCGAGGAAAACGACGGGCTGCTCGATGCCTGGGGCAAGAACGCCTTTACCTTCTACACCATTCCGGATGCCGAACTGCTCCGGAACAAACTCAAGGAGTTCGACGGCGGAAAGGTTGTGCTGAACATTGCCGAACTCCCCTTCAAATGCCCGGTGGCACCGATCGAGTTCATCTTCATGGCCGACTGGTATTTCAAGCAGAAAGGCATCAGGAACAAGGTTGAAATCGAACTCGTCACGCCGTTACAGGGAGCCTTCACCAAGCCCAAGGCTTCGGCGGTATTTACCGCATCGGCAAAGGAAAAGAATATCAGAATCACTCCGGCCTTCGAGCTGAGCTCTGTCAACGGCAAGGGAAAGTACATCGAGTCCGTAAAGGGCGACAAGGTGAAATACGATCTGCTGGTGTCGATACCGACAACACTCGGCGACAAGATGATCAGCGATTCAGGTATCGATGACGGCATCGGTTACGTGCCGACACACCAGAACACCCTGAAAGCGCTCAAGCACGAAGGGGTCTACGTGATCGGCGACGCCACCAACGTACCAACCTCGAAAGCCGGATCGGTTGCCCACTACGAAGCCGATGTGGTGGTGTTCAACATCATGGCCGAAATTCATGGAGTCAAGCCGGAGGAAATTTTCGACGGCCACTCAACCTGTTTCATCGTTTACTCCAAAGGCACCTCTTCGGTCATCGATTTCAATTACAAGATCGAACCGCTTCCGGGACAATTCCCCATGCCGAAACTGGGACCGTTCTCCCTCCTGAAAGAGACCAAAATGAACTGGTACGGAAAACTCGGGTTCGAATGGCTTTACTGGAACGTCCTGCTCGCCGGAAGGCATCTGGGCGCACCCCCGACTCTGGTCATGGCCGGCAAGGAGGTCGGATAG
- a CDS encoding DNA recombination protein RmuC, with protein sequence MNDPLILLLLLLVLLLLVFILFRQFGDAPRKAELMRLQGAEAERDRALLRLEAAGGELEKLRVEYARLEADLQHERRSAAEKIVLLQDSEARLQKEFESLAGRIVEERGRVLGEENRQRMDTLLQPFREQLDGFRRRVDELHESNIAGSASLREQVRQLMELSGRVSDEANTLARAIKGDSKVQGDWGEMIIGRIFEASGLEKGREYVAQESFRGEDGTLKRPDFMVLLPEGKAVIVDSKVSLTAYERFCSLEDGSGRDQALREHVQSVRRHIAALLEKDYHDIGGNRTLDFVIMCIPLEPAWQAVMQADPDLMYDLSGKNIVLCGPATLMITLKLIAQLWRRENENRNAELIADRAGRIYDQVALIVESMEDARKKLSGVSDSFDLAVRRLRDGRGNLVGRVEEIRRLGAKVSRRIAQSAGDDPAPGTE encoded by the coding sequence ATGAACGATCCGCTGATTCTCTTATTGCTGCTCCTTGTGCTGCTGCTGCTTGTTTTCATCCTTTTTCGCCAGTTCGGCGATGCGCCGCGCAAAGCCGAGCTGATGCGTCTGCAGGGCGCCGAAGCGGAGCGGGATCGTGCGCTCTTGCGACTTGAAGCTGCAGGAGGTGAACTGGAGAAGCTCAGGGTCGAGTATGCCCGTCTTGAGGCCGACCTGCAGCATGAACGCAGGAGTGCAGCCGAGAAGATCGTACTGCTTCAGGATTCCGAAGCCCGACTTCAGAAGGAGTTCGAAAGTCTTGCGGGCAGGATCGTCGAAGAGCGGGGAAGGGTGCTCGGCGAAGAGAACCGGCAGCGGATGGACACCCTCCTGCAGCCTTTTCGCGAACAGCTCGACGGATTCCGACGCAGGGTGGATGAACTGCATGAATCGAATATCGCCGGTTCGGCAAGCCTGCGGGAACAGGTTCGGCAGCTTATGGAACTGAGCGGCAGGGTGAGCGACGAGGCCAACACGCTTGCCCGTGCGATCAAGGGGGATTCCAAGGTACAGGGCGACTGGGGAGAGATGATTATCGGACGGATTTTCGAAGCTTCCGGACTTGAAAAGGGGCGAGAATATGTTGCGCAGGAGAGTTTCCGTGGCGAGGACGGCACTCTGAAGCGCCCCGATTTCATGGTGTTGCTGCCTGAAGGGAAGGCGGTCATCGTCGATTCCAAGGTGTCGCTGACCGCCTATGAACGGTTCTGCAGCCTTGAAGACGGATCCGGCAGGGATCAGGCCCTCAGGGAGCATGTGCAGTCGGTGCGCCGCCATATTGCTGCCCTGCTCGAAAAGGACTATCACGATATCGGGGGCAACCGCACGCTCGATTTCGTGATTATGTGCATTCCGCTCGAACCTGCATGGCAGGCCGTCATGCAGGCCGATCCGGATCTTATGTACGATCTTTCCGGAAAGAACATCGTACTCTGCGGACCGGCAACCCTGATGATCACCCTCAAGCTTATCGCCCAGTTATGGCGTCGCGAAAACGAAAACCGCAATGCCGAGCTCATTGCCGATCGTGCGGGCCGTATCTACGATCAGGTAGCCCTCATAGTCGAGAGCATGGAGGATGCCCGAAAGAAGCTTTCCGGCGTTTCGGATTCGTTCGATCTTGCCGTGCGTCGTCTGAGGGATGGGCGCGGAAACCTTGTCGGTCGGGTGGAGGAGATTCGCAGGCTCGGCGCCAAGGTGAGCCGGAGGATTGCCCAAAGTGCCGGAGATGATCCGGCACCGGGGACAGAATAA